One genomic segment of Methanococcus voltae PS includes these proteins:
- a CDS encoding transcription elongation factor Spt5, with amino-acid sequence MIFAVRTTTGQEQNVAEALASRAEKENLEVFSILATEDLKGYILVEATNKGAIEELVRQNFKVKGIVPGESSVKELEHLLTPTKIIESIDKGDVVELVGGPFKGEKARVTRVDKNKEEITLELMEAAVAIPITVGIEQVKIIAKDAP; translated from the coding sequence ATGATATTTGCAGTTAGAACAACCACAGGACAAGAACAAAACGTTGCAGAAGCTTTAGCCTCAAGAGCTGAAAAAGAAAATTTAGAAGTATTTTCTATTTTAGCTACCGAAGATTTAAAAGGATACATTTTAGTAGAAGCTACAAATAAAGGGGCTATTGAGGAATTAGTAAGACAGAATTTCAAAGTTAAAGGGATAGTTCCTGGCGAATCAAGTGTAAAAGAGTTAGAACACTTGTTAACACCTACTAAAATCATTGAATCTATTGATAAAGGTGACGTTGTTGAATTAGTCGGTGGACCATTTAAAGGCGAAAAAGCAAGAGTTACTAGAGTGGACAAAAATAAAGAAGAAATTACATTGGAATTAATGGAAGCAGCCGTTGCGATACCTATCACTGTTGGAATCGAGCAAGTTAAAATTATTGCAAAAGATGCTCCTTAA
- a CDS encoding 2,3-bisphosphoglycerate-independent phosphoglycerate mutase, whose translation MKAVIFVIDGLGDRPNSEGNTPLKEAKTPTLDRLAKEGINGLMNAVDIGVRPGSDTAHLALLGYDPKINYTGRGPFEASGVGLDVKPGDVAFRCNFSTVDENFTVQDRRAGRIEDTSELEKLIDGIEIDGVKVIFKESGGYRAALMLRGEGLSDKISDADPKKIGLKVKEIKPLDGSPEAKKTAEIMNKLIKMVYERLDKHPVNVERKEKGLFPANIILPRGVGEVPHIVPFEEKYGLRGACIAGTGLIKGIAKMVGLEVIEVEGATGDAFSNFDNKAEALIKAINDYDFVLVNVKGADEAGHDGHYDVKKDVIEKIDVMLEQVFKQVDKNEVYFAISGDHSTPIEEKDHSADPLPLIIWGKSVRVDEVDKFDEYTAHKGGLCWIKGLHIMPILMDLMGLAKKYGA comes from the coding sequence ATGAAAGCAGTTATATTTGTAATAGACGGATTAGGCGATAGACCAAATTCTGAAGGCAATACCCCTTTAAAGGAAGCTAAAACCCCTACATTAGATAGATTAGCAAAAGAAGGTATTAACGGGTTAATGAACGCTGTAGATATAGGCGTTAGACCAGGTAGTGATACCGCACACTTAGCATTATTAGGTTATGACCCTAAAATCAATTATACTGGAAGAGGACCTTTTGAAGCTTCAGGCGTAGGTTTAGATGTAAAACCTGGCGATGTTGCATTTAGATGTAATTTTTCCACAGTTGATGAAAATTTCACTGTTCAAGATAGAAGAGCTGGTAGAATAGAAGATACATCAGAATTAGAAAAATTAATAGATGGAATCGAGATTGATGGCGTAAAAGTAATATTTAAAGAGTCTGGAGGATATAGGGCTGCGTTAATGTTAAGAGGAGAGGGATTAAGCGACAAAATAAGTGACGCAGACCCTAAAAAAATAGGTTTAAAGGTAAAAGAAATAAAACCATTAGATGGAAGTCCTGAAGCTAAAAAAACCGCAGAAATAATGAATAAATTAATTAAAATGGTTTATGAAAGATTAGATAAACATCCTGTGAATGTTGAAAGGAAAGAAAAAGGATTATTCCCTGCAAATATTATATTGCCAAGAGGTGTTGGGGAAGTTCCTCATATTGTGCCATTTGAAGAAAAATACGGGTTGAGAGGTGCTTGTATTGCAGGTACTGGATTAATAAAAGGAATAGCTAAAATGGTAGGTTTAGAAGTTATCGAAGTGGAGGGCGCTACTGGTGACGCTTTTTCAAACTTTGATAATAAAGCAGAAGCTTTGATTAAAGCAATTAATGATTATGACTTTGTACTTGTAAACGTTAAAGGAGCTGATGAAGCAGGTCATGACGGTCATTATGACGTTAAAAAAGATGTAATTGAAAAAATAGACGTAATGTTGGAGCAAGTATTTAAACAAGTTGATAAGAATGAAGTATATTTCGCTATAAGTGGCGACCATTCTACACCTATTGAAGAAAAGGACCACTCTGCCGACCCATTACCACTTATAATTTGGGGTAAAAGTGTTAGAGTGGATGAAGTAGATAAATTTGATGAATATACTGCTCATAAGGGCGGATTATGCTGGATTAAAGGATTACATATTATGCCAATATTAATGGATTTAATGGGATTAGCTAAAAAATATGGTGCTTAA
- the twy1 gene encoding 4-demethylwyosine synthase TYW1 — protein sequence MEKRIPQIPEQLYNILRKQHYQIEDHSAVKLCGWVRKSFLEDKVCYKSKFYGINTHRCIQGTPSVIWCQQQCEFCWRVLPSDLGINEPNFKAPKWKEPEEVAEDILKMHKTIITGYKGIIDRIGTEKYKEATEPKHVALSLAGEPTMYPYIDELINIFHKKKISTFVVSNGILTDVIEKINPTQLYVSLDAYDLPSYKKICRGTEQDWQSILNTLDVLGEKGRTCLRTTVIKNINDDLSKFTELYDRANVNFIEVKSYMNVGYSRNRLNLDDMIKHDDLISMCNNIEDKSIFKVIDDAPESRVVLLSNTKDDRVVNPKIDFENL from the coding sequence TTGGAAAAAAGAATTCCTCAAATTCCTGAACAATTATATAATATTCTTAGAAAGCAACACTATCAGATTGAAGACCATAGTGCGGTTAAATTGTGTGGATGGGTACGAAAAAGCTTTTTAGAAGATAAAGTATGCTATAAATCCAAATTTTATGGAATAAATACTCATAGGTGTATTCAAGGTACGCCTTCGGTTATATGGTGCCAACAACAATGTGAATTTTGCTGGAGAGTATTGCCATCTGATTTAGGAATTAATGAGCCAAATTTTAAAGCCCCAAAATGGAAAGAACCTGAAGAAGTTGCCGAAGATATTTTAAAAATGCACAAAACAATTATAACGGGTTATAAGGGAATTATCGATAGAATAGGCACTGAAAAGTATAAAGAAGCAACTGAACCAAAACACGTTGCACTTTCTTTGGCTGGAGAACCTACTATGTACCCATATATCGATGAATTAATAAATATATTCCATAAAAAGAAGATATCTACATTTGTAGTTTCAAATGGTATTTTAACAGACGTAATTGAAAAAATAAACCCTACACAGCTATACGTATCACTAGATGCTTATGATTTGCCAAGTTATAAAAAAATATGTAGAGGAACTGAGCAGGATTGGCAGAGTATATTAAATACTTTGGACGTATTGGGGGAAAAAGGTAGAACTTGTCTTAGAACTACCGTTATTAAAAATATAAATGATGATTTGTCCAAATTTACAGAATTATATGATAGAGCCAATGTAAACTTTATCGAAGTTAAATCATATATGAACGTAGGTTATTCAAGGAATAGACTTAATTTGGATGATATGATTAAACACGATGATTTAATTAGTATGTGTAATAATATTGAAGATAAATCCATTTTTAAAGTTATAGATGACGCTCCAGAGAGTAGGGTAGTTTTATTATCTAATACTAAAGATGATAGGGTAGTAAATCCAAAAATAGACTTTGAAAATTTATAA
- a CDS encoding molybdopterin-guanine dinucleotide biosynthesis protein MobB: protein MRVIGVIGKKDTGKTSIICDILKHVSGISVATIKKTHHSVEIDTPNTDSYRMKENSNLSVLSTGAKTGFYYDKMSLYEILSKLDYDLVIIEGFKEELIEFNIPKILMVEGKRGLDLLDNQVIMTIEDFKYDIKEVIEMIADKAVVPTYNFNCGHCGYDCKQFVEKMIKGEDNLKWDRCVMSYSIKITANDKIIPANPFVSDIIKNTIKGMVVSLKSVENPEKITISFDETSNNDLSNKIVVKTIKNEELNSKKN from the coding sequence ATGAGGGTAATTGGAGTAATAGGTAAAAAAGACACCGGTAAAACAAGTATTATATGCGATATATTGAAGCATGTAAGTGGAATTAGTGTCGCCACCATAAAGAAAACACATCACAGCGTTGAAATAGATACACCAAATACAGACTCATATAGGATGAAAGAAAACTCTAACTTGTCAGTATTATCCACAGGTGCTAAAACTGGTTTTTATTACGATAAGATGTCACTATATGAAATTTTATCAAAATTAGATTACGACCTTGTAATTATTGAAGGTTTTAAAGAAGAACTTATAGAATTTAATATTCCAAAAATATTGATGGTTGAAGGTAAAAGGGGTTTAGATTTACTAGATAATCAAGTTATAATGACAATTGAAGACTTTAAATATGATATAAAGGAAGTTATAGAAATGATTGCCGATAAAGCAGTAGTACCAACATATAACTTTAATTGTGGACATTGTGGATACGATTGTAAACAATTTGTGGAAAAAATGATAAAAGGCGAGGATAATCTAAAATGGGATAGATGCGTAATGTCATATTCTATTAAAATAACCGCCAATGATAAAATAATACCTGCAAATCCTTTTGTATCAGATATAATAAAAAATACGATTAAAGGCATGGTAGTCAGCTTGAAATCAGTCGAAAATCCTGAAAAAATTACCATATCATTTGATGAAACATCAAATAATGATTTATCAAATAAAATTGTAGTGAAAACTATCAAAAATGAGGAATTAAATTCTAAAAAGAATTGA
- a CDS encoding ArsR/SmtB family transcription factor, producing the protein MMSEQGYEHMAETFKAFADPTRLMILRLLNENESMCVCKIIDELGKPQPTISHHLNILKKSGLIKARKEGTWNHYYIVNPKVKEMVHIIGDFEN; encoded by the coding sequence ATGATGAGTGAACAAGGTTATGAACATATGGCAGAAACATTTAAGGCATTTGCAGACCCTACAAGATTAATGATTTTAAGATTATTAAACGAAAATGAAAGTATGTGTGTTTGTAAAATTATTGATGAATTAGGTAAACCCCAGCCTACAATCTCCCACCACTTAAATATATTAAAAAAATCAGGATTGATTAAAGCAAGAAAAGAAGGTACTTGGAACCATTATTATATTGTAAACCCCAAAGTCAAAGAAATGGTACACATTATTGGCGATTTTGAAAATTAA
- a CDS encoding OBG GTPase family GTP-binding protein, whose amino-acid sequence MGVQEDIRKLEEEIKNTQYNKATQKHIGKLKSKLAKLREESQNPSGSGGSSGPAYAIRKTGDATVAFVGFPSVGKSTLLNKLTNANSEVGAYAFTTLTIIPGLMEHKGAKIQVLDAPGIISGASFGRGRGSEVLAAVRNVDLIMVIVDVFSPEHIPVIERELSNVGIRLDQIPPEVKIAKRDRGGVAVNTTLPLSKIDEDTVVAILGEYKIHNADIVIRDDVDADQLIDSVMGNRSYIPTLVIINKIDLADQESLDIMEGAVHDRPHVFVSGHKEINLEELKDKIFETLGFIKLYLKPQGKKADMRDPLIILKNSTVRDVCNKLHRDFVKNFRYAQVWGPSAKHPGQRVGLDHVLGDGDILSVVVKKSGQ is encoded by the coding sequence ATGGGAGTTCAGGAAGATATTAGAAAATTAGAAGAAGAAATTAAAAATACGCAATATAACAAAGCTACTCAAAAGCATATTGGAAAATTAAAATCAAAATTGGCAAAATTAAGAGAAGAATCACAAAATCCCTCAGGTTCCGGTGGTTCTTCAGGACCTGCATATGCCATAAGAAAAACAGGAGATGCCACAGTAGCTTTTGTAGGTTTCCCATCAGTTGGTAAATCCACATTACTAAACAAGTTGACCAATGCCAATTCCGAAGTGGGCGCTTACGCATTTACCACCCTTACGATAATTCCGGGGCTTATGGAGCATAAAGGTGCTAAAATACAGGTATTAGATGCTCCAGGTATTATATCAGGCGCTTCATTTGGTAGGGGTAGGGGTAGCGAAGTTTTAGCAGCAGTTAGGAACGTAGATTTGATAATGGTTATTGTGGATGTATTTTCCCCCGAACACATCCCGGTTATTGAAAGAGAGTTGTCAAACGTAGGTATTAGGCTAGACCAAATACCTCCTGAAGTTAAAATTGCAAAAAGAGACAGAGGCGGTGTTGCTGTAAATACTACCCTCCCATTGTCTAAAATAGACGAAGATACAGTTGTTGCGATACTTGGAGAATATAAAATACACAATGCCGATATCGTAATTAGAGATGATGTTGATGCAGACCAATTAATCGATTCAGTTATGGGAAATAGGTCATACATCCCTACATTAGTTATTATAAACAAAATTGACCTTGCAGACCAGGAAAGCTTAGATATTATGGAAGGAGCAGTCCATGACAGACCTCACGTATTTGTTTCAGGACACAAAGAAATAAATTTAGAAGAATTAAAGGATAAAATATTTGAAACACTTGGATTTATTAAGCTATACTTAAAACCACAAGGTAAAAAGGCAGATATGCGAGACCCATTAATTATTCTAAAGAATTCGACAGTAAGGGATGTTTGTAATAAATTACATAGGGATTTTGTTAAAAATTTCAGATACGCGCAAGTTTGGGGACCTTCAGCAAAGCATCCTGGTCAAAGAGTAGGATTAGACCACGTATTAGGCGATGGAGATATATTATCAGTTGTTGTTAAAAAATCTGGACAATAA
- the map gene encoding type II methionyl aminopeptidase: MENNEELEYQKIMEAGEIASKVRGEAQKMIKPGVKLYDIAEFVENRIRELGAEVAFPCNLSRNDIAAHYTPFTGDESVFEENDVIKLDLGAHIDGFIADTAVTVDLSNSYSDLKKASEDALKTVIHSIEPPMNVGDMGKIISEVIESYDLKPVSNLSGHVMHQNVLHSGVSIPNVYDKTKDTIDIGDLVAIEPFATDGYGAITDGTDKYIYKYIVSRPLRLPSARNILKVIERKFCHLPFSERDIAKLNPKYKMGLKTLVNAGCLYAYPTLVEKEHGMVSQCEHTIYITEDKIEVTTK, from the coding sequence ATGGAGAATAACGAAGAGTTAGAATATCAAAAAATTATGGAAGCTGGGGAAATTGCATCTAAAGTGAGGGGCGAAGCTCAAAAAATGATAAAACCTGGTGTAAAATTATATGATATAGCAGAGTTTGTCGAAAATAGAATAAGAGAATTAGGTGCAGAGGTTGCTTTCCCATGTAATTTATCCAGAAATGATATTGCAGCGCACTACACCCCATTTACCGGTGATGAATCAGTCTTTGAAGAAAATGACGTTATAAAATTAGATTTAGGTGCCCATATTGATGGTTTTATCGCAGATACCGCGGTTACTGTCGACTTATCAAATAGTTATTCCGATTTAAAAAAAGCTTCTGAAGACGCGTTAAAAACCGTTATACATTCTATTGAACCACCAATGAACGTTGGAGATATGGGTAAAATAATTAGCGAAGTTATAGAAAGTTATGATTTAAAACCTGTTTCAAACCTTTCTGGACACGTTATGCACCAAAATGTTTTACACTCTGGTGTTAGCATACCTAATGTTTATGATAAAACTAAAGATACCATAGATATTGGAGACTTAGTAGCTATTGAACCATTCGCTACTGACGGATATGGTGCTATTACTGACGGAACAGATAAATATATCTACAAATACATAGTTTCAAGACCTTTAAGGTTACCTTCTGCTAGAAATATCTTAAAAGTTATCGAACGTAAATTTTGCCATTTACCATTTTCCGAAAGAGATATTGCTAAATTAAATCCCAAATATAAAATGGGATTAAAAACTTTGGTTAATGCAGGCTGTTTATACGCATACCCTACATTAGTTGAAAAAGAACACGGTATGGTATCACAATGTGAACATACCATCTATATCACAGAAGATAAAATAGAAGTAACTACAAAATAA
- a CDS encoding GMP synthase subunit A encodes MIVILNNGGQYVHRIQRSLKYIGVKSKIITNSTTLSEIESDESVKGIILSGGPDIEKATNCKDIALNSKLPILGICLGHQLACEAYGSKVSRAESEEYSSVTIKVKNHDDLFEGVPSEFTAWASHMDEVKEVPECFETLAYSDICEVEAVKHISKPIYGVQFHPEVSHTEYGDIILKNFCKVCGIETQ; translated from the coding sequence ATGATAGTTATTTTAAATAATGGCGGACAATACGTTCACAGAATTCAAAGAAGTTTAAAATACATTGGCGTAAAATCAAAAATCATAACAAATAGCACTACCCTTTCAGAAATAGAATCTGATGAAAGTGTTAAAGGAATTATTTTAAGTGGTGGTCCAGATATAGAAAAAGCTACAAACTGTAAAGATATAGCTTTAAACTCAAAATTACCAATATTAGGAATTTGTCTAGGTCATCAATTGGCCTGCGAAGCTTACGGAAGTAAGGTATCAAGAGCAGAAAGCGAAGAATATTCTAGCGTAACAATAAAAGTTAAAAATCACGACGATTTATTCGAAGGAGTTCCTTCCGAATTCACCGCATGGGCCTCACACATGGATGAGGTAAAAGAAGTTCCAGAATGCTTTGAAACATTGGCTTACTCAGATATTTGTGAAGTTGAAGCTGTTAAACACATTTCAAAACCAATTTACGGCGTACAATTCCACCCTGAAGTATCCCATACTGAATATGGAGATATAATTTTAAAGAATTTCTGTAAAGTTTGCGGTATTGAAACACAATAA
- the thiC gene encoding phosphomethylpyrimidine synthase, whose product MTQMTEAIKGNVTEEMKYVAEQENMDLNQLRKLIAKGYVVIPKNINRNTKPVGIGEGLSTKVNVNLGTSPDCIDIDSELRKVAISNKYGADAIMDLSTGGNLPEIRKEIMSKTNLPIGTVPIYEVGVDAKNKYGKVVDMDEDLIFNVIERQAKEGVDFMTLHCGITKQSVQALNNDERVMGVVSRGGAFLTAYIMHHGKENPLYQQFDYLLEILKEHDVTLSLGDGMRPGCLVDNTDRPQIQELITLGELVDRCRNAGVQVMVEGPGHVPYNNIAANMKIQKTLCKNAPFYVLGPLVTDLAMGYDHITSAIGGTLAAYSGANFLCYVTPAEHVRLMKDEDVIEGLMASKIAAQAADVAKGSSSAWEKEVEMAKARKEHDWEKQFELSLDSEKPRKMREEIPSKEEKACSVCGDYCALLMVEELGKR is encoded by the coding sequence ATGACACAAATGACTGAAGCTATTAAAGGTAATGTTACGGAAGAGATGAAATACGTAGCAGAACAAGAAAATATGGACTTAAATCAACTTAGGAAGCTTATTGCCAAAGGATATGTGGTTATTCCTAAAAATATAAATAGAAATACTAAGCCTGTAGGAATTGGTGAAGGTTTATCTACAAAGGTAAATGTAAATTTGGGTACTTCTCCAGATTGTATAGACATTGATTCAGAATTGAGAAAAGTTGCTATTTCAAATAAATATGGTGCAGATGCAATAATGGATTTAAGTACTGGTGGCAATTTACCCGAAATAAGAAAGGAAATAATGTCTAAAACTAATTTACCAATTGGTACGGTTCCTATTTATGAAGTTGGAGTCGATGCTAAAAATAAATACGGAAAAGTTGTAGATATGGACGAAGATTTAATCTTTAACGTTATAGAACGACAAGCTAAAGAAGGCGTTGATTTTATGACGTTACATTGTGGTATAACAAAACAAAGCGTTCAGGCGCTTAACAACGATGAAAGAGTTATGGGTGTGGTAAGCAGAGGGGGAGCTTTCTTAACAGCTTATATTATGCACCACGGTAAGGAAAATCCACTATATCAACAATTTGATTACCTCTTAGAGATTTTAAAAGAACATGATGTAACCTTAAGTTTGGGCGATGGTATGAGACCAGGATGTTTGGTGGATAACACCGATAGACCTCAAATTCAAGAGTTAATCACTTTAGGTGAATTGGTAGATAGATGTAGAAATGCAGGCGTTCAAGTGATGGTAGAAGGTCCAGGACACGTGCCATACAATAACATAGCCGCAAATATGAAAATACAAAAGACATTATGTAAAAATGCGCCATTCTATGTGTTAGGTCCTTTAGTAACTGATTTAGCAATGGGTTACGACCATATAACTTCTGCAATTGGTGGCACTCTTGCAGCATACAGTGGTGCTAACTTCTTATGTTATGTTACACCTGCAGAACATGTTAGATTGATGAAAGATGAAGACGTTATTGAAGGTTTAATGGCTTCTAAGATAGCTGCTCAAGCAGCAGATGTGGCAAAAGGTAGTTCAAGTGCATGGGAAAAAGAAGTAGAAATGGCAAAAGCAAGAAAAGAACATGACTGGGAAAAACAGTTTGAATTATCTTTAGATTCTGAAAAACCAAGAAAAATGAGGGAAGAAATACCTTCAAAAGAAGAAAAAGCTTGTAGCGTTTGTGGAGACTATTGTGCTTTATTAATGGTTGAAGAATTGGGTAAAAGATAA
- the dph2 gene encoding diphthamide biosynthesis enzyme Dph2, whose amino-acid sequence MWNLETERVYNYICNSKAKKVILQAPEGLKRSVDLEISKLRQKFIEYNTKPEEIPKMIIWGESCFGACDLCDREVSLLNPDLIVHYGHEELSYVKSEIPVIYVHAYYNVDEDFKKNMEKLQKELNNPTIVSTVQFKKCLEEYNPNIILGCRAVITNWKNDESILYVGTGRFHPLMMAYKFKKTVKIYNPLSQEVSEITESEIKKMIKIRIGKITKLMLNPPKKVGIVLSTKKGQCRAKVFEKMIELCEENKIEYTPIVLNNISPSNLIYKVDAYVICACPRIVLDDYSNYDKTLVTAREFEMYVKEDFEYIFDEVMEHDFL is encoded by the coding sequence ATGTGGAATTTAGAAACAGAACGCGTATATAATTATATTTGTAATTCAAAAGCTAAAAAAGTTATTTTACAAGCACCAGAAGGTTTAAAAAGGTCTGTAGATTTGGAAATATCCAAATTACGTCAAAAGTTTATAGAATATAACACAAAACCTGAAGAAATCCCAAAAATGATAATTTGGGGAGAATCTTGTTTTGGGGCGTGTGACTTGTGCGATAGAGAAGTCTCGTTATTAAATCCTGATTTAATAGTTCATTATGGGCATGAAGAGCTTTCCTATGTTAAATCAGAGATTCCTGTGATATATGTTCATGCTTACTATAACGTAGATGAAGATTTTAAAAAAAATATGGAAAAACTCCAAAAAGAACTAAATAACCCCACCATAGTTAGTACGGTTCAATTTAAAAAGTGCCTTGAAGAATATAACCCCAATATAATTTTAGGATGTAGGGCGGTAATAACTAACTGGAAAAACGACGAATCAATATTATATGTGGGCACAGGTAGATTTCACCCATTAATGATGGCATATAAGTTTAAAAAAACTGTTAAAATATATAATCCACTTTCTCAGGAAGTTTCAGAAATAACGGAATCTGAAATCAAAAAAATGATTAAAATAAGAATTGGAAAAATAACAAAATTAATGTTAAATCCTCCAAAAAAAGTAGGTATTGTATTATCTACAAAAAAAGGGCAATGTAGAGCCAAAGTATTCGAAAAAATGATAGAATTGTGTGAAGAAAATAAAATTGAGTATACTCCAATCGTTTTAAACAACATTTCTCCGTCAAATTTAATATATAAAGTTGATGCGTATGTCATTTGTGCCTGTCCACGTATTGTATTAGATGATTATTCCAACTATGATAAAACACTTGTTACGGCTCGAGAATTTGAAATGTATGTCAAAGAAGACTTTGAATACATATTTGACGAAGTAATGGAGCATGATTTCTTATAA
- a CDS encoding L-threonylcarbamoyladenylate synthase has product MKIIRKGVEITLNEAKKHLKNGEIALCPTDTIYGICGYALDKNVIDRIYKIKQRDESKPLSISLQKKSDIAKYAYISDISKTLIEKFLPGPITLILPKKESIPDYICKDYVGIRVPDSRIILELSEIPITSTSANISGRPSSYSISDIGKEIMDKVDIIIDDGDCEYKKPSTIIKITNNSLELVREGSISFKTILKELDLKNIIIKK; this is encoded by the coding sequence ATGAAAATTATTCGAAAAGGGGTAGAAATAACACTAAATGAAGCTAAAAAGCATCTTAAAAATGGTGAGATTGCACTATGTCCTACTGATACGATATATGGTATTTGTGGGTATGCTCTCGACAAAAATGTAATTGATAGGATTTATAAAATAAAACAAAGAGATGAATCAAAACCCCTTTCCATAAGTTTACAAAAAAAATCAGATATTGCGAAATACGCATATATCTCAGATATTTCCAAAACACTAATAGAAAAATTTTTACCTGGACCCATTACTTTAATACTACCTAAAAAGGAGTCAATACCTGATTATATATGTAAAGATTATGTAGGTATTCGCGTACCCGATTCAAGAATAATTTTGGAATTATCCGAGATACCAATAACCTCTACAAGTGCTAATATAAGCGGTAGGCCTTCTTCTTATTCTATATCTGATATCGGCAAGGAAATAATGGATAAAGTTGATATTATTATCGATGATGGCGATTGTGAATACAAAAAGCCCTCTACGATTATAAAAATAACAAATAATAGTTTAGAATTAGTAAGAGAAGGTTCTATCTCCTTTAAAACAATTTTAAAAGAATTAGATTTAAAAAATATAATTATAAAAAAATAA
- a CDS encoding MTAP family purine nucleoside phosphorylase, whose product MIGIIGGTGIAGLLKNGEEKIVKNKYGEAKVLIDENNGVVLLSRHGLNHSTPPHKINYLANMYALKQLDVKRILSLNAVGSLKVEIEPSSFLVANDFIEFTKVRKSTFYEGEDGKVAHVNMLDPFCSDLRGILKGILDKRQYGYNEGTYVCTEGPRFETIAEINMYKHWGHVVGMTAYPEVSLAKELEMCYCSLCNISNYCSGIKDSDLTVDEVLDTVKSMEAKIVNVVDDFINYKFGERTCPCKDVMKNAFI is encoded by the coding sequence ATGATTGGAATTATTGGCGGCACTGGCATAGCGGGTCTTTTAAAGAATGGGGAAGAAAAGATAGTTAAAAATAAATATGGGGAAGCTAAGGTATTAATTGATGAAAACAACGGCGTGGTATTACTTAGTAGACATGGTTTAAATCATAGCACACCACCTCATAAAATTAACTACCTTGCAAACATGTATGCCTTAAAACAACTAGATGTCAAAAGGATATTATCATTAAATGCAGTAGGTTCCTTAAAAGTTGAAATAGAACCTTCATCATTCTTGGTTGCAAATGACTTCATTGAATTTACAAAGGTGAGGAAAAGTACCTTTTATGAGGGCGAAGATGGAAAAGTGGCTCACGTAAATATGTTAGACCCTTTTTGCAGTGATTTAAGGGGAATTTTAAAAGGAATACTGGATAAAAGACAATATGGTTATAACGAAGGTACCTACGTATGTACAGAAGGTCCAAGATTTGAAACAATCGCTGAAATAAACATGTATAAACATTGGGGTCACGTTGTTGGAATGACTGCTTATCCCGAAGTTTCTTTAGCAAAAGAACTTGAAATGTGCTATTGTTCACTTTGCAACATTTCAAACTATTGCTCAGGTATTAAAGATAGCGATTTAACCGTTGACGAAGTACTGGATACGGTAAAATCAATGGAAGCCAAAATAGTAAATGTTGTAGATGACTTTATAAATTATAAGTTTGGAGAACGGACTTGCCCTTGTAAAGATGTAATGAAAAATGCATTTATTTAA
- the ribK gene encoding CTP-dependent riboflavin kinase produces MKFYGKVISGKGKGKYFVGLEPYKLAFEKNLGYTPYLGTLNIKTGRDFWINVENYKIIDDFEYKNEKYYGVKFVPITIKNRFGVSIKGSIVAPKKTVHSKSILEIISPLNLRRYLNLKNNDIVIVELEV; encoded by the coding sequence ATGAAATTTTATGGGAAAGTTATTAGTGGAAAAGGGAAGGGAAAATATTTTGTAGGTTTAGAGCCATACAAACTCGCTTTTGAAAAAAATTTAGGATACACCCCGTACCTCGGAACTTTAAATATAAAGACAGGTCGTGATTTTTGGATCAACGTTGAAAATTATAAAATTATAGACGATTTTGAATATAAAAACGAAAAATATTATGGAGTAAAATTTGTACCTATTACAATAAAAAACCGCTTCGGTGTTTCTATTAAAGGTTCTATTGTTGCCCCTAAGAAAACAGTTCATTCAAAATCCATTTTAGAAATAATATCCCCATTAAATCTTAGAAGATACTTAAATTTAAAAAATAATGATATTGTAATTGTTGAGTTAGAAGTCTAA